In one Umezawaea sp. Da 62-37 genomic region, the following are encoded:
- a CDS encoding SGNH/GDSL hydrolase family protein, whose product MRAFRTIAIPLLAALSLLAGTYSAAAAPRAITKYVALGDSYAVGVGTYGYDNPDDPCRRGPYAYPRLWAAAHPSVAFTEASCSGAETADVLGAQLPLVTPDTSLVTVQVGGNDAGFVDVLVGCTFGSDSDCVTRTQAASEIVRTTVAPALQKTYAAIRANAPSAKVVVIGYPRIYKPGGTCFGQLSAPKQAAINASADVLATVTAAQASAAGFTFLDARTTFNGHEICTSDWYLTALEIFKLNESFHPNKKGHQLGYFGPLNAITG is encoded by the coding sequence GGGCACCTACTCCGCCGCCGCCGCGCCCCGCGCGATCACCAAGTACGTCGCCCTCGGCGACTCCTACGCGGTCGGCGTGGGCACCTACGGCTACGACAACCCCGACGACCCCTGCCGTCGCGGCCCGTACGCCTACCCCCGCCTCTGGGCCGCCGCGCACCCGTCCGTGGCGTTCACCGAGGCGTCCTGCTCCGGCGCCGAGACCGCCGACGTGCTCGGCGCGCAACTCCCGCTGGTCACCCCGGACACCTCGCTGGTCACCGTCCAGGTCGGCGGCAACGACGCGGGCTTCGTCGACGTCCTCGTCGGCTGCACGTTCGGCTCCGACTCCGACTGCGTCACCCGCACCCAGGCCGCCAGCGAGATCGTCCGCACGACGGTCGCGCCCGCGTTGCAGAAGACCTACGCGGCCATCCGGGCGAACGCCCCGTCGGCCAAGGTCGTCGTCATCGGCTACCCGCGCATCTACAAGCCGGGCGGCACCTGCTTCGGCCAGTTGAGCGCCCCGAAGCAGGCGGCGATCAACGCGTCCGCGGACGTCCTCGCGACCGTCACGGCCGCGCAGGCCTCGGCGGCGGGCTTCACGTTCCTCGACGCGCGAACGACGTTCAACGGTCACGAGATCTGCACCTCGGACTGGTACCTGACGGCACTGGAAATCTTCAAGCTCAACGAGTCGTTCCACCCGAACAAAAAGGGTCACCAGCTCGGCTACTTCGGCCCG